From Rhinatrema bivittatum chromosome 5, aRhiBiv1.1, whole genome shotgun sequence, the proteins below share one genomic window:
- the MAB21L1 gene encoding putative nucleotidyltransferase MAB21L1, with product MIAAQAKLVYHLNKYYNEKCQSRKAAIAKTIREVCKVVSDVLKEVEVQEPRFISSLNEMDNRYEGLEVISPTEFEVVLYLNQMGVFNFVDDGSLPGCAVLKLSDGRKRSMSLWVEFITASGYLSARKIRSRFQTLVAQAVDKCSYRDVVKMVADTSEVKLRIRDRYVVQITPAFKCTGIWPRSAAHWPLPHIPWPGPNRVAEVKAEGFNLLSKECHSLAGKQSSAESDAWVLQFAEAENRLQMGGCRKKCLSILKTLRDRHLELPGQPLNNYHMKTLVSYECEKHPRESDWDESCLGDRLNGILLQLISCLQCRRCPHYFLPNLDLFQGKPHSALENAAKQTWRLAREILTNPKSLEKL from the coding sequence ATGATCGCGGCCCAGGCCAAGCTCGTCTACCATCTCAATAAATACTATAATGAAAAATGTCAATCGAGGAAAGCGGCTATTGCAAAAACTATCAGAGAAGTCTGTAAAGTAGTCTCGGACGTACTGAAGGAAGTAGAGGTGCAGGAGCCCCGATTCATTAGCTCTTTGAATGAGATGGATAACCGCTATGAGGGGCTGGAAGTCATTTCCCCCACTGAATTTGAAGTGGTCCTCTATCTAAACCAAATGGGGGTGTTCAACTTTGTGGATGACGGCTCTTTGCCTGGCTGCGCCGTATTAAAGTTAagcgatggcagaaaaaggagcATGTCCCTATGGGTGGAGTTCATCACGGCTTCTGGTTACCTCTCTGCTCGCAAAATAAGGTCCAGATTTCAAACTCTGGTGGCTCAAGCAGTGGATAAATGCAGCTACAGAGATGTGGTGAAAATGGTGGCAGACACCAGTGAAGTGAAACTGAGAATCAGAGACAGATATgtcgtgcagattaccccagcgTTTAAATGCACAGGGATCTGGCCAAGGAGTGCTGCTCACTGGCCCCTTCCTCACATCCCCTGGCCGGGACCCAATCGAGTAGCAGAGGTTAAAGCTGAAGGATTTAACCTTTTATCCAAGGAGTGCCACTCTCTAGCAGGCAAACAGAGCTCAGCCGAGAGCGATGCCTGGGTCTTGCAGTTTGCAGAAGCTGAGAACAGGCTACAGATGGGCGGCTGCAGGAAAAAATGTCTTTCTATTCTCAAAACTTTACGGGATCGTCATCTTGAATTGCCTGGGCAGCCACTCAATAATTATCATATGAAGACTCTGGTTTCCTATGAGTGCGAAAAGCATCCCAGAGAGTCGGACTGGGACGAGTCTTGCTTAGGCGATCGACTGAATGGGATTCTACTACAGCTAATCTCCTGCCTTCAGTGTAGGAGATGCCCACATTATTTCTTACCAAATTTAGACCTATTTCAGGGCAAACCTCACTCTGCTCTAGAAAATGCAGCTAAACAGACATGGCGACTGGCTAGGGAAATACTTACCAATCCGAAAAGTTTAGAAAAACTTTAG